The genomic region GCTGCGCTTCGTGAATCGGAGCAAGCAGCTCAACCTGCCGACGAAAGCTCAGCCCACAGTGCCGTCAACTCAAGACCAAGGCACTGCTCATACGCCGACTCCAGCAGCCCCGGCCCGAGCGCCCGATGCGCAGCAATCGCTCCCCCGATGATCTTGTCAGTCAACGGATCAAGCGCTTGATTCTCAATCCCAAGTTCTCCTCTGTGCACCCTCTGCGCCTCTGTGCCTCTGTGGTTAGTCTTCTCCCAGCTCCCGCAGCTTCGCCCCCGCCGCCCCCCTCACCTCCTCATACGCGAGCGCCTTCCGCAGCACCGCCGCCGCCTCCTCCTTGCGTCCCGCATCAATCAGCGCCAGCGCGTACACCATGTACGGCCCGCCGTCCTTGATCGGCACCCTTGGGTCTTCCACGCTCGCCACCGCCATCTCGATCTGCCGCATTCCCTCCTCGCGCCGCCCCTGCCCGAAGTACATGATCGCCAGGTTCTGCCGCGCCACATACGGCTGCGCCATCGTCTCCGCCGCCGCGAGGTACGCCTTCTCCGCCTCCCTCACATCCCCGCGGTCGCGCAGCAGGTTGGCCATCGCATACCACGACCGCCCATCCTTCGGGTTCGCCTCCACCGCCCCCTTGTACAGCTCGATCGCCAGGTCCGGGTCGCTCGACTGCACCGTCACCGCGTAATACCCCAGCACCCGGTACGTCGGCGTCACCTGCGCGGCATAGCTCCACAGCGACTTCGAGTCCTTCCACACCGTCGTCTGCGCATAGCTCGCCGCTACCAGCCCCGCCGTCACGCACGCCCCTACGAACCCCGCCAGCCGCGCCGCCTTCAGCCCCGCCTCCCCGCCGCCGCGCAGCTCCGCACGCCGCACCAGCTGCACCGCGCCGTACCCCAGCATCAGCGCGAACGGCATCGTCGCCAGGTAGCTGTACCGGTCCGCCACCATCTGGTCCCCGCTCTGCAGCACACCGAGCACCGGGCTCACCTGCACCAGGTAGATGAACAGCGCCACCGCCACGCCCCGCGCTCGCCCGCTGACCCACCCCCACACCGCCGCCGCCACCATCGCCGCCACCACCACGTACGCCGCGAGAAACCGCCCCTCCCACGGGTTCAGCTCCGCCGGAAGCTCATAGAGCGGCGAGTGCACCGCCGGCGCCACGGTCTGCTTCACATAGAACATCAGTCCGTAGCACGCCTGCACGAACCGGTCGCCAACACTCCAATCCTCCAGCGTCTTCGCGGCCAGCACCTCCCGCACCGCCCGCGACGCCACCACCGCCGTCACCACCCCGATCACCATGAACGGGACCTTCTCCGCGACCACGCGCAGCCCATCCCGCGTGAACCACCCGCGCACCCCCGCCACCCGCCGCAGCGGGTACATGTCCAGCGCAATCAGCACCACGAAGAAGCTCATCCCCCACGCCTTGCTCGCGCAGCTCAGAAAGACCAGCACCACGGCCCCCCAGTACCACTTCCAGTCCCGCACCCGCGCACTCCCAACCGCAACCGCGCGGAAGTACGCCAGCAGCCCCGCCAGCAGGAAGGTCGTGCTCAGCACGTCCCGCCGCTCCGTCACCCACGCCACCGACTCCACCCGCAGCGGGTGCACCGCGAAGAACGCCGCGCTCAGCCACGCCGCCAGCGTGACCAGCTTCGAGTACTCGCGAGCCGCCCCCGCGCTCTCGCCCGCCCCCACGCGCACCTCACCACCGATCCCCCCCAGCATCCCCAGCACCCGCCGCGACACGAAAAAGAACAGCACCGCGTTCACCGCGTGCATGGCGATATTCACCGCGTGCGACACCCCCGGCGCCCCGCCCCACAGCTCGTACTGCAACCCGAAGCTCAGCCACGTCAGGGGCGTGTAGTGCCCCAGCAGCCGATTCGTCAGCATCCACCGCACGTTCTCGCCGCTCAGGCCCCACCACATCTGGTTGTCAACGAAGTTCTGCATGTCGTCCCACGACACATACAGCGCGTTGAACGCCGGCCAGAACGCCGCGACGACCAGTGCCACCAGGCCAGCGCACACCCCCAGCACCCACCGCCCCGACGCCGCGCCCACAAGCACACCCTGCTCACTCATGCCCGCATCCTACTCCCCGGTACCATGGCGACTCCCGCGTGCCATGGCAACTCCTGCGTGCCATGGCGACGTCTTCGTCGCTATGCGCCTTCGCTCCAACATCCCACATCCCACATTCGACATCCGACATCCCAACCCTCACTCCCCCAGCTCCCTCAGCTTCCGCTCCGCCGCCTCCTTCATATCTCCAAACCCCGCGGCCTTCCGGATCCACTCGACCCCCTCCGCCCGCCGTCCCATCTCCAGCAGCACCATCCCCAGCGCCATGTGCGGCCGCCCCTGCCGGTCCGCCGCGCCCCCGCGCTCCACCTCATCCACCGCCGTGCGCAGCTCGCGCACCCCCTCCTCACGCCGCCCCGTCATGAAGTACAGCACCCCAAGGTCCACCCGCGCCACGTACGGCTGCTCCATGCACTCCACCGCCCGCGTGTACGCCCCCTCCGCCTCCGAGAGCGCCCCCGCCGCGTGCGCCAGCTTCCCGTACTCGTACCACGCGTTCCCGTAATCAGGGTTCAACTCCGCCGCCCGCCGGAACAGTTCCGCCGCGTGCTGCGGGTCCTCGGCCTTCAACTCGAGCCCCAGAAACCACAGCACCATGGGCGTCGGTGTCACCTCCGCCGCATGCTCCCACAGCGTCCGGCTGTCGTGCCAAACCCGCGTCTGCGCCCGTGACAGCACCACCAGCGACGCAACCAGCACCGCGCCCGCCGCGCACCCCAGCTTCAACGCAAGCACCCCCCCTCAGCCCCGCGCCGCGCTTCCGCACGCCGCACGACCCACACCGCCGCCCACGCCAGCCCTACCGCCAGCGGCATCGTCGCCAGGTAGCTGTACCGGTCCGCCACGAACTGGTACCCGCTCTGCAGCACCCCCAGCACCGGGCTCACCAGCACCAGGTAGATAAGCAGCCCGACCGTCACCCCCCGGGCCCGCCGCCACATCATCAGGCCAACAACCACCAGCGCCAGCACCACCACGTACCCCGCGACGTACCGCCCCTCCAGCGGGTCCACGCTCACCGGCAGCTCGTACAGCGGCGAGTGCCCTGACGGCGCCACCGACTGCCGCAGGTAGAACATCAGCCCATAGCACGCCTGCACCGCCCGCTCGACAAGGCCCCACTCCGCCAGCGTCTTAGTCGCCATCCCCGCGCTTTGCGCCTTTGACGCGACCACCGCCGTCGCCACCCCGATCGCCGCGAACGGCAGCTTCTCGACCGCAACGCGCAGCCCGGCACGCGTGAACCACCCGCGCACCCCCTCCACCCGCCGCAAGGGGTACACGTCCAGCAGCATCAGCACCACGAAGAAGCTCATCCCCCACGCCTTACTGGCGCAGCTCAGGGCCAGCAGCACCACCGCCGCCCAGTACCACCGCCGATCCCGCACACCCGAACTCCCACCCTCACCCTCACCCACCGCCCGCAGGTACGCCAGCAGCGACCCCAGCAGCAGGGCCGTGCTCAGCAGGTCGCGCCGCTCCGTCGCCCACGCCACCGACTCCACCCGCAGCGGGTGCACCGCGAAGTACGCCGCCCCCAGCCCCGCCGCAACCACACCCAGCCTCGACAGCCCGCCACCCGCCCCCTCTTCCGTCACCATCCCCAGCACCCGCCGCACCACGAGAAAGAACAGCACGCTGTTCAGCGCGTGCAGCCCGATGTTCACCGCGTGCGACGCCCCCGGGTCGCCGCCGATCAGCTCGTACTGCAGCCCGAAGCTCAGCCACGTCAACGGGTGCCAGTGCCCCATGTGGAACGTGGTGAGCATCCACCGCACGTTCTCCCCGCTCAACCCCCACCACATCGGGTTGGTCACGAAGTTTTGCCGGTCATCCCACGACACATAGAACGCCGACACCGCCGGCCAGAACGCGACCATCACCAGCGCCACCAGCGCCGCGCACACGCCCAGCAACCATCGACGCTCACCCATACCCGCTCCACGTGCCATGCGTGCCCCAGCGCCTTCTCGCGTGCCATAGCGACGTCTTCATCGCTATGTGCCTTCCTCCCGACCTCCGACTTCCCACTTCCGACTTCCCCTCACTCCCCAACCTCCACCAGCATCCGCTCCGCCTCCCCCCGCACATCCCGGTGCCCCGCCGCCTTCTTCAGCTGCGCCACCGCCCCCGCCCGATCTCCGCGCTCCAGCAGCACCCGCGCCAGGTTCAGGTGCGGCGCCCCCCGCGACCGCATACCGGCGCCCTCATTGTCCGCCACCGCGGCCTCCAGCGCCCGCTGCGCCTCCTCCAGCCGCCCCTGCTCCCGCAGCACCAGACCCAGCTCCATCCACGCCGCCCACGCGGGGTTCAGCCACTTGGCCCCCTCCCCATACGCCCGCGCCGCCTCGTGCAGATCGCCAGCCGCCCGCGACAGCGCCGCGTACTCCCACCACGCCCGCCCGCTCGTCGGGAAGTTCTCCGTCGCACGTTTCACCACCGACCGCGCCAGCACCGGATCCTCGTGCTTGAAGTGCTCAGCCCAGTTGCACAGCACAAACGCCGTGGGCGTCACCTGCGCCGCGTACGTCCACAGCGTCAAGCTATCCCTCCACACGCGGCTCTGCGCCCGGCTCGCGAACACCATCGCCCCCGTCGCCACTGCCGCGACCGCGCCCACCAGCAGCCCCGCCTTCCGCAGCTCCTCGGCCCCCTTCGCCTCCTGGCGCCGCAGCAGCACCACCACGCCTGCCCCCAGCAGCACCGCGAATGGAATCGTCGCCAGGTAGCTGTACCGGTCCGCGACGAACTGGTCCCCGCTCTGCAGGACGCCCAGCACCGGGCTGATCAGCAGCACGTACAGCGCAATCGCCACGGTTACGCCCCGCGCCCGCTTCCAGCACCACACCGCCGCGCCCGCCAGCACCACCACGAACACGTACGACAGCACAAACCGCAGCGCCAGCGGGTCCAGCTCCAGCGGGATCTCGTACAGCGGCGAGTGCGTGCTCGGCGCCACCGTCTGCTTCACATAGAACCACAGCCCGTAGCACGCCTGCACCACGCGGCTCACGACGCCGTACTCCTCCAGCGGCTTCGCCGCGTGCGCGACCGCCTGGGCCCGCGACGCCAGCACCGCCGTCGCCAGCCCGATCACCGCGAACGGCGCCTTCTGCACCAGCACCCGCAGCCCATCCCGCGTGAACCACCCGGCGAGCGTGGTCACCCGCCGCAGGGGCATCATGTCCACCGCCATCAGCACCACAAAGAAGCTCATCCCCCACGCCTTGCTCGCGCAGCTCAAGAGCGCCAGCACCACCGCCGCCCAGTACCACCGCCCATCCCGCACCCCAGCGCCCTGAGCCTCCACCGCCCGCAGGTACGCCAGCAGCGCCCCCAGCAGGAACGCCGTGCTCAGCACATCCCGCCGCTCCGTGATCCACGCCACCGGCTCCACCCGCAGCGGGTGCACCAGGAACAGCACCGCCCCCAGCACCGCCGCCACCGTCACCACCTTCGAGTACCCGCCCCCGCCCTCAGTCCATTGCTCGCCCGGGAAGCCCACCGCCAGCAGCCGCCGCGCCGCCAGGAACAGCAGCACGCCGTTCACTCCATGCACCACGATGTTGAACGCGTGGTACCCCATCGGGTTTGACCCCGACACATACCACTGCGCACCGAACGTCATCCACGTCACCGGCTGATAGTGCCCCAACCAGTACGTCGTCCACATCCACTTCAGGTTC from Phycisphaerales bacterium harbors:
- a CDS encoding tetratricopeptide repeat protein; its protein translation is MSEQGVLVGAASGRWVLGVCAGLVALVVAAFWPAFNALYVSWDDMQNFVDNQMWWGLSGENVRWMLTNRLLGHYTPLTWLSFGLQYELWGGAPGVSHAVNIAMHAVNAVLFFFVSRRVLGMLGGIGGEVRVGAGESAGAAREYSKLVTLAAWLSAAFFAVHPLRVESVAWVTERRDVLSTTFLLAGLLAYFRAVAVGSARVRDWKWYWGAVVLVFLSCASKAWGMSFFVVLIALDMYPLRRVAGVRGWFTRDGLRVVAEKVPFMVIGVVTAVVASRAVREVLAAKTLEDWSVGDRFVQACYGLMFYVKQTVAPAVHSPLYELPAELNPWEGRFLAAYVVVAAMVAAAVWGWVSGRARGVAVALFIYLVQVSPVLGVLQSGDQMVADRYSYLATMPFALMLGYGAVQLVRRAELRGGGEAGLKAARLAGFVGACVTAGLVAASYAQTTVWKDSKSLWSYAAQVTPTYRVLGYYAVTVQSSDPDLAIELYKGAVEANPKDGRSWYAMANLLRDRGDVREAEKAYLAAAETMAQPYVARQNLAIMYFGQGRREEGMRQIEMAVASVEDPRVPIKDGGPYMVYALALIDAGRKEEAAAVLRKALAYEEVRGAAGAKLRELGED
- a CDS encoding tetratricopeptide repeat protein; this translates as MLALKLGCAAGAVLVASLVVLSRAQTRVWHDSRTLWEHAAEVTPTPMVLWFLGLELKAEDPQHAAELFRRAAELNPDYGNAWYEYGKLAHAAGALSEAEGAYTRAVECMEQPYVARVDLGVLYFMTGRREEGVRELRTAVDEVERGGAADRQGRPHMALGMVLLEMGRRAEGVEWIRKAAGFGDMKEAAERKLRELGE
- a CDS encoding tetratricopeptide repeat protein codes for the protein MSDAPGGRVLEGVTPRGWVWGIGAGLMVLAVVAFWPAFFGEWLSWDDAQNFVMNERWRGLGVENLKWMWTTYWLGHYQPVTWMTFGAQWYVSGSNPMGYHAFNIVVHGVNGVLLFLAARRLLAVGFPGEQWTEGGGGYSKVVTVAAVLGAVLFLVHPLRVEPVAWITERRDVLSTAFLLGALLAYLRAVEAQGAGVRDGRWYWAAVVLALLSCASKAWGMSFFVVLMAVDMMPLRRVTTLAGWFTRDGLRVLVQKAPFAVIGLATAVLASRAQAVAHAAKPLEEYGVVSRVVQACYGLWFYVKQTVAPSTHSPLYEIPLELDPLALRFVLSYVFVVVLAGAAVWCWKRARGVTVAIALYVLLISPVLGVLQSGDQFVADRYSYLATIPFAVLLGAGVVVLLRRQEAKGAEELRKAGLLVGAVAAVATGAMVFASRAQSRVWRDSLTLWTYAAQVTPTAFVLCNWAEHFKHEDPVLARSVVKRATENFPTSGRAWWEYAALSRAAGDLHEAARAYGEGAKWLNPAWAAWMELGLVLREQGRLEEAQRALEAAVADNEGAGMRSRGAPHLNLARVLLERGDRAGAVAQLKKAAGHRDVRGEAERMLVEVGE